Proteins encoded in a region of the Buteo buteo chromosome 11, bButBut1.hap1.1, whole genome shotgun sequence genome:
- the LOC142036197 gene encoding uncharacterized protein LOC142036197: MSELRDMRKDFSRHPGEHIVTWLLRCWDSGASSVELEGKEAKQLGSLSREGGIDKAIGRKTQVLSLWRRLLLGVKERYPFRDEVTCHQGKWTSMERGIQYLRELAVLEVIYNDPENGQSPTDPDEVQCTQPMWRKFLRSAPPTYANSLAVMSWKEGYGQTVDELAVQLRQYEGSLSSSLWACVSAVEELSREFQQFKVDMSSSSPVQARIAVIGSKRSSAQERGERKYTRRTNLWFYLRDHGEDMRKWDGKPTSVLDARVRELRDKATRKEDSSWKTAAPVSREQSPRRSRWADLISDPLEGTSDSRVQKRSAGHSLLSLGGASSTPGIDCPRGGNTAPLFAMD; the protein is encoded by the exons atgagtgagttgcgtgacatgcgaaaagattttagccgccacccaggtgagcacattgttacctggctgctccggtgctgggatagtggggctagtagtgtggaattagagggtaaggaagccaagcagttgggatctctgtctagggaagggggcatcgacaaggcgattggaagaaaaacacaagttctcagcctctggaggcgacttctgttaggtgtaaaggaaagataccccttcagggatgaagttacatgtcaccaaggcaagtggacctccatggagagaggtatccagtacctgcgggaattagccgtgctggaggtgatttataatgatccagaaaatgggcagtcacccacagatccagatgaagtccaatgcacacaaccgatgtggcggaagtttctacgaagtgcaccaccaacctatgccaactcattggcagtaatgtcctggaaagaaggctatggacaaacggtggatgaattagctgtccaactccggcaatacgaaggaagtctctcttcctccctatgggcctgtgtctcagctgtagaggaattgtcccgagagttccagcaattcaaagtggatatgtcctcctcctcacctgtacaggcccgcatcgcagttattgggagtaagcgttcctctgcccaagagagaggagagagaaagtacacacgacggactaacctgtggttttacctgcgtgaccatggagaggacatgaggaagtgggatggaaaacctacctcagttttggatgcacgggtacgggagttgcgagacaaagcaaccagaaaagaggattcttcttggaaaactgctgctccagtttcccgtgagcagtcccccagaCGCAGTAGATGGgccgatctcatttctgatcctcttgaagggacttctgattcacgtgtgcaaaaa cggagtgcaggccacagtttgctttcacttggaggggcgtccagtacacctggaatcgactgccccaggggtggaaacacagccccactatttgccatggactga